From the Halorhabdus utahensis DSM 12940 genome, one window contains:
- a CDS encoding ABC transporter substrate-binding protein, protein MSDEFSLSPTRRQLLASLGTGGVLAGGVAGFRTMADVVTPIAAQSPQRGTLVGTMTGPTQGLHFNLFGTSSADIPAAMVFDPTVKYHRGRGEFIPAAVTEWTVEGETMTLSLRPDLVWDDGDPVTARDLRTQLLLGKTVDDDLWEYATAVETLGEKRLAVHFDASYNPDLLERIVLGDRRLFVKHEYYEPFLETLRADGEIAAREELMAFTPTSMGEFAASGPFTVDSIDTEGIKLELNPTHPDSDSIGFQSYEFRALLGTDTGFQALETGQVDVIASMSTLPNQPIELPSSVVQVRIPDYWGLGLWPNHDVEPLDDRAVRQAIAFVIDRSAVTQASGRETNQPVETPSGLPASAVADWIAQDSLETYVDPDNEAATDVLSRAGYTREDGTWTAEDGTPLGFSISVPEFITDFVNATDSVAEQLRSFGIEADVREVTFRDIFAGDFDVVSGWWLPGSIDSTHPYVAYRFGFGMGMVQPDLLEYPGLDSTVTVPADGNNGSIDVTPQDELEALATTVDRGEAESIVQRLAKVYNADLPMLPLYRSQYTSFIDTSAVDAPAEGSPKFQITWPPHWLVRTGDLHSPGWAENEASTPTETVTNTPTATDTERETPSATETETTQPTETATESSPSTPSETATKTVTPTATPTDPKTATVSETVTNTPATTETDRSATESRTTTVTEIPTSTTDAESEGGQNTQDSTDGATTTNGPGFGLLSSVAGLGSYALYRARKRDG, encoded by the coding sequence ATGTCAGACGAGTTTTCACTCAGTCCAACCCGTCGGCAGTTGCTCGCATCGCTTGGGACTGGCGGCGTGCTTGCTGGTGGGGTTGCGGGTTTCAGGACGATGGCGGATGTCGTCACCCCAATAGCAGCCCAATCGCCCCAGCGCGGGACACTCGTGGGGACGATGACCGGCCCTACCCAGGGACTGCACTTCAACCTCTTTGGAACGTCGAGCGCGGATATCCCCGCTGCGATGGTGTTTGACCCGACGGTGAAATACCATCGTGGTCGCGGCGAATTCATCCCGGCCGCCGTGACGGAGTGGACAGTCGAGGGCGAAACCATGACCCTCTCGCTGCGACCGGATCTTGTCTGGGACGACGGCGATCCGGTGACGGCCCGCGATCTGCGAACCCAGCTACTGCTCGGCAAGACCGTCGACGACGATCTTTGGGAATACGCCACGGCAGTCGAGACGCTCGGGGAAAAGCGACTCGCGGTTCACTTCGACGCGTCGTACAATCCGGACTTGCTCGAACGCATCGTTCTCGGAGACCGCCGACTGTTCGTCAAACATGAGTATTACGAGCCGTTTCTGGAGACGTTACGTGCCGACGGCGAAATCGCCGCCAGAGAGGAACTCATGGCATTCACGCCTACGTCGATGGGCGAATTCGCCGCAAGCGGCCCCTTCACTGTCGACTCGATCGACACCGAGGGAATCAAACTCGAACTGAATCCGACCCATCCCGACAGCGATTCCATCGGGTTCCAGTCCTACGAGTTTCGCGCCTTGCTCGGAACAGACACGGGGTTTCAGGCACTCGAAACCGGCCAGGTCGACGTGATCGCCTCGATGTCGACGCTACCGAACCAGCCCATCGAATTGCCATCATCCGTTGTACAGGTGCGGATCCCCGATTATTGGGGGTTGGGCCTCTGGCCGAACCACGATGTCGAGCCGCTGGACGACCGGGCCGTCCGACAGGCAATCGCCTTTGTCATCGACCGCTCGGCCGTGACCCAGGCGAGTGGCCGGGAAACGAACCAGCCGGTAGAGACGCCAAGTGGCCTGCCGGCGTCCGCTGTTGCGGACTGGATAGCGCAGGATTCACTGGAGACGTATGTCGATCCGGATAACGAGGCTGCGACAGACGTCCTGTCGAGGGCAGGATATACTCGCGAGGATGGAACCTGGACGGCGGAGGACGGGACCCCCCTCGGCTTTTCGATATCGGTCCCCGAGTTCATCACCGACTTCGTCAACGCGACGGATTCCGTCGCCGAACAACTCCGTTCGTTCGGCATCGAAGCCGACGTTCGGGAAGTGACGTTTCGGGACATCTTCGCCGGTGACTTCGACGTCGTGTCGGGGTGGTGGCTACCGGGGAGCATCGACAGTACACACCCGTACGTCGCGTACAGGTTCGGGTTCGGCATGGGGATGGTCCAGCCCGATCTACTCGAGTATCCAGGGTTGGACAGCACCGTGACTGTGCCCGCGGACGGGAACAACGGCTCGATAGACGTCACTCCCCAAGACGAACTGGAAGCGCTGGCCACGACTGTCGACCGCGGCGAGGCCGAATCGATCGTGCAGCGACTCGCAAAGGTGTACAACGCGGACCTTCCGATGCTCCCACTCTACCGGAGTCAATATACGTCGTTCATCGATACGAGCGCCGTCGACGCACCGGCGGAAGGTTCACCGAAGTTCCAGATCACGTGGCCCCCGCACTGGCTTGTTCGAACCGGCGATCTGCACAGTCCAGGCTGGGCCGAGAACGAAGCCTCGACACCCACCGAGACAGTGACAAATACGCCGACTGCGACGGACACGGAACGGGAGACGCCATCGGCAACCGAAACCGAGACGACACAACCGACGGAGACGGCGACAGAATCCAGCCCGTCGACACCGAGCGAGACGGCGACGAAAACGGTGACGCCGACAGCAACCCCGACAGACCCAAAAACAGCGACAGTCAGCGAGACAGTCACGAACACTCCGGCAACGACCGAGACAGACCGATCGGCCACTGAATCACGGACGACGACGGTCACGGAGATACCGACCTCGACGACCGATGCTGAATCAGA
- a CDS encoding CBS domain-containing protein — MPVTDLARSDVVTAQPETPVTELAGRMDAEDVGSVVITDDDTPVGIVTDRDLAIRVLGKERDRTETTAADVMTADLKTIEADAGFYEATNLMSDAGIRRLPVTDGDELTGIVTADDLTELIADEEQQLASTIRAQRPAY, encoded by the coding sequence ATGCCAGTCACAGACCTCGCCCGAAGCGACGTGGTCACAGCACAGCCGGAGACGCCGGTCACCGAACTCGCCGGGCGGATGGATGCCGAAGACGTCGGCAGCGTCGTCATCACCGACGACGACACACCGGTCGGGATCGTCACCGACCGTGATCTTGCCATCCGTGTGCTCGGCAAGGAACGCGACCGGACTGAAACGACCGCCGCGGACGTGATGACGGCGGACCTCAAGACGATCGAGGCGGACGCCGGGTTCTACGAGGCGACGAACCTGATGAGCGACGCCGGCATCCGCCGGCTCCCGGTCACCGACGGGGACGAACTCACCGGGATCGTCACCGCTGACGATCTGACGGAACTCATCGCCGACGAGGAACAGCAACTCGCCTCGACCATCCGCGCCCAGCGGCCGGCGTACTGA
- a CDS encoding DUF309 domain-containing protein produces MDAALRAGIALYNAGYYRITHDAWEAPWLGMGGRQEPKDFLQGLIQFTVAIHHATVDNESGARKLAGRAQTYLEGYPQEYQGVDLGPVRAYLAALEVDPAHVEDTDPPTMTHHGDVIELADLDFEETTLAAEAIAEVEGDEELLDAAIEFAEADLDDGDEGSQFITFVFDYVRSPDDRGIIRQRLSEHVDRRQGREADVEGLFE; encoded by the coding sequence ATGGACGCCGCTTTGCGGGCCGGGATCGCGCTCTACAACGCCGGGTACTATCGGATCACCCACGACGCCTGGGAAGCACCGTGGCTCGGGATGGGGGGTCGCCAGGAACCCAAGGACTTCCTCCAGGGACTGATCCAGTTCACCGTCGCCATTCACCACGCTACCGTCGACAACGAATCCGGCGCGCGGAAACTCGCCGGCCGCGCACAGACGTATCTGGAGGGGTATCCACAGGAGTATCAGGGCGTGGATCTCGGTCCAGTGCGGGCGTACCTCGCTGCACTCGAAGTCGACCCCGCTCACGTCGAGGACACCGACCCGCCGACGATGACCCACCACGGCGACGTCATCGAACTGGCCGATCTGGACTTCGAGGAGACAACGCTGGCTGCCGAGGCGATCGCCGAGGTCGAGGGCGACGAGGAACTCCTCGACGCCGCGATCGAGTTCGCCGAAGCCGACCTCGACGACGGCGACGAGGGAAGTCAGTTCATCACGTTCGTCTTCGATTACGTCCGGAGCCCGGACGATCGAGGGATCATCCGGCAACGACTGAGCGAACACGTCGATCGGCGACAAGGGCGGGAAGCGGATGTCGAAGGCCTGTTCGAGTGA
- a CDS encoding ArnT family glycosyltransferase, with protein MVPVRALLGRAKARVLDDLRTDPYLPALLVLAAVLSGFWFWHRLPNLATRDEWSRALDPLVAFRSVVADPSYEGLKQGVAWGRVPFGATFYLFGLALVPMIAVAVLTGNLDAITGTPHISWAFGHFPIWNEVPAWFWTGYIGLVRLFNVAFAVGSVYLTYRIATTIADRSTGRLAALFLTLTFGFLTIAHEGGEDMPALFFLLVALYLLILFVRSGETWTFYAASAVGGVAMAFKLTMAVVIALIALAHVLRAREREAWPRSLYRPRLIGIGAALGLLAIVVGLPTTLVGAFDPVLSRIGGHSISRPGNPHGPTAPTWWWFARGYFNGLGLPLLVGSVGGLVAALSRVGRRRANTGTLLVLATIGGFAALYVPWHDFRVHHLLPTFPLLAILVATWLVELRDRRETVARVLTVALIVSSGVYAGVGVAGYADTPRDQAAAWLDDRVRENETIETYRWHFQDTALPHGANVTYKEGEFTACPEYIMLTYRDLVYLDETYLRNSPRRQAYIRGLLDGESGYETVAEFGSRPPAYFPQRPTPGSLVDLLPYGIVPQVDQHADEQELRPNQFTVILQSTGECDADRDPPF; from the coding sequence ATGGTCCCCGTTCGCGCACTGCTCGGCCGGGCGAAAGCCCGCGTTCTCGACGATCTCCGGACGGATCCGTATCTGCCGGCCCTGCTCGTCCTGGCAGCGGTCCTGTCGGGCTTCTGGTTCTGGCATCGGCTCCCGAACCTCGCCACCAGAGACGAGTGGAGCCGGGCGCTGGATCCCCTCGTCGCCTTCCGATCGGTCGTCGCCGATCCGAGTTATGAGGGGCTCAAGCAGGGCGTCGCGTGGGGTCGGGTCCCGTTCGGGGCGACGTTCTACCTGTTCGGGCTCGCGCTCGTCCCGATGATCGCCGTCGCCGTCCTGACCGGCAATCTCGACGCGATCACCGGAACCCCGCACATCAGTTGGGCGTTCGGCCACTTCCCGATCTGGAACGAGGTCCCGGCGTGGTTCTGGACCGGCTACATCGGGTTGGTCCGGCTGTTCAATGTCGCCTTCGCGGTCGGTTCGGTGTACCTGACCTACCGGATCGCCACGACGATCGCCGATCGATCGACCGGCCGGCTTGCGGCGCTGTTTTTGACACTCACGTTCGGCTTCCTGACGATCGCCCACGAGGGTGGCGAGGACATGCCGGCGCTGTTTTTCCTGCTCGTGGCCCTCTATCTGTTGATCCTGTTCGTCCGCTCGGGCGAGACGTGGACGTTCTACGCCGCGAGCGCGGTCGGCGGCGTCGCGATGGCGTTCAAGCTGACGATGGCGGTCGTGATCGCGCTGATCGCGCTCGCCCACGTGCTGCGTGCCCGCGAGCGAGAGGCGTGGCCGCGATCACTCTACCGTCCGCGACTGATCGGGATCGGTGCGGCGCTTGGCTTACTTGCCATCGTGGTCGGACTCCCGACGACGCTCGTCGGCGCGTTCGACCCGGTGCTCAGCCGGATCGGCGGCCACTCGATCAGCCGCCCGGGGAACCCTCACGGCCCCACCGCGCCGACGTGGTGGTGGTTCGCCCGCGGGTATTTCAACGGCCTCGGCCTCCCGCTGTTGGTCGGTAGCGTCGGCGGCCTCGTCGCTGCCCTCTCCCGGGTCGGCCGCCGCCGCGCGAACACGGGGACGCTCCTCGTCCTGGCAACGATCGGCGGGTTCGCCGCGCTGTACGTCCCCTGGCACGATTTTCGTGTCCACCACCTCCTGCCGACGTTCCCGCTGCTCGCAATCCTCGTCGCGACGTGGCTCGTGGAGCTTCGCGACCGCCGCGAGACCGTTGCCCGCGTTCTCACGGTCGCACTGATCGTCAGTTCGGGTGTCTACGCCGGCGTCGGCGTCGCTGGCTACGCTGACACGCCACGCGATCAGGCCGCAGCCTGGCTGGACGATCGTGTCCGCGAGAACGAGACGATCGAGACCTACCGGTGGCACTTCCAGGACACGGCACTTCCCCACGGCGCGAACGTGACCTACAAGGAAGGCGAGTTCACCGCCTGCCCGGAGTACATCATGCTGACCTATCGCGATCTGGTGTATCTCGACGAGACGTATCTCCGGAACTCGCCGCGGCGACAGGCATATATTCGGGGGCTTCTCGACGGTGAATCCGGCTACGAGACCGTCGCCGAGTTCGGCTCCCGGCCGCCGGCGTACTTCCCGCAGCGGCCGACCCCAGGCTCGCTCGTGGACCTGCTCCCATACGGGATCGTCCCGCAGGTCGATCAACACGCGGACGAACAGGAACTCCGTCCCAACCAGTTCACGGTGATCCTCCAGTCGACCGGCGAGTGCGATGCTGATCGCGACCCACCGTTCTGA
- a CDS encoding lysylphosphatidylglycerol synthase transmembrane domain-containing protein codes for MDAGRVRAVAVTLVQYAVALVALGWAVSQTDPIEALSLLAGLDPLTVLGILLASLLGLLARFETWRATLGPIQPTDRRTAGSVALVVNFVNQLLPSRLTGRLAAPFVLRSKVGVSYADGTAISGVHTAMYALLYGAVATVGLVFAVDRLSIGLTGLLALSIGLYLVAGVAILGAGTNLERLDWVFAGVTRLLRYLPRVGESLAARAENAVSFTADSTAAFRTIAGDPGVWVRYTAGWLVAKLIAPGVRVWLLLSGFGVAFEPGLLLPLYLVMAYSVTLLPLTPGGFGVTEATATAVFVALGVPSAVIVPVVFVDRFLDIYLPALAGWYPFLGIDRASLRTGEGH; via the coding sequence GTGGACGCGGGGCGGGTCCGGGCCGTCGCTGTCACGCTCGTCCAGTATGCGGTCGCCCTGGTCGCGCTCGGGTGGGCGGTGTCACAGACCGATCCGATCGAGGCGCTGTCGTTGCTCGCCGGACTCGATCCGCTCACGGTACTGGGTATCCTGCTGGCGAGCCTGCTCGGCCTCCTCGCCCGGTTTGAGACCTGGCGGGCGACGCTCGGGCCGATCCAGCCGACGGACCGCCGGACAGCCGGCAGTGTCGCCCTCGTGGTCAACTTCGTCAACCAGTTGCTGCCGTCGCGACTGACGGGCCGACTCGCCGCGCCGTTCGTCCTCCGGAGCAAAGTTGGGGTGTCCTACGCCGACGGGACCGCGATCTCGGGGGTTCACACGGCGATGTATGCACTCCTGTACGGCGCAGTCGCGACTGTCGGCCTGGTGTTCGCCGTCGACCGGCTCTCGATCGGCCTCACCGGCCTCCTGGCGCTCTCGATCGGCCTGTATCTCGTGGCCGGGGTGGCTATTCTCGGAGCCGGGACGAACCTCGAACGCCTCGACTGGGTGTTCGCGGGCGTAACGCGCCTGCTGAGGTATCTCCCCCGCGTCGGTGAATCGCTCGCTGCGCGCGCGGAGAACGCCGTCTCGTTCACGGCCGACTCGACGGCCGCGTTCCGGACGATCGCCGGCGATCCGGGCGTCTGGGTCAGGTACACTGCGGGGTGGCTCGTGGCGAAACTGATCGCCCCGGGCGTACGCGTCTGGCTGTTGCTCTCGGGGTTCGGCGTGGCCTTCGAACCGGGGCTGCTGTTGCCACTGTATCTCGTGATGGCCTACAGCGTGACGCTGTTGCCGCTGACGCCCGGCGGGTTCGGCGTGACAGAGGCGACGGCGACGGCCGTCTTCGTCGCGCTCGGGGTGCCAAGCGCGGTGATCGTCCCCGTCGTCTTCGTCGATCGGTTCCTCGACATCTACCTCCCGGCGCTGGCGGGCTGGTATCCGTTTCTCGGGATCGATCGGGCATCGCTCCGGACCGGCGAAGGACACTGA
- a CDS encoding polysaccharide deacetylase family protein, whose product MTDRQAVLSIDVELFDQIPAYRNADGVVDRDDIGLDGLTFLRETLDAHGAGATSFVVGELAERHPDAIRSLAEDGHEIGSHTHTHRLLSDLDPATQREEIERSRAVLAEATGQDVSGFRAPSFDLADDHFETLSRAGYGYDSSIVSSRAIPGWYGGEYDVHQPVSATEIDAVAPADMRELPVSVMPGLRLPLTGTWLRFFGPRYTIAGMRWLARRGITPILYIHPWECVDLPAVEGVPSRVYYHTGAWMRRAIERILSSEFTFVQAGDVVGTTDGDGSNDHGTVTDGGE is encoded by the coding sequence ATGACTGATCGACAGGCGGTCCTCTCGATCGACGTCGAACTGTTCGATCAGATACCGGCGTACCGGAACGCTGACGGGGTCGTTGATCGGGACGACATCGGTCTCGACGGCCTCACCTTTCTCCGGGAAACACTCGATGCCCACGGCGCAGGAGCCACGAGCTTCGTGGTCGGCGAACTCGCCGAGCGCCACCCCGACGCGATTCGCTCGCTCGCCGAGGACGGTCACGAGATCGGCTCACACACGCACACTCATCGGCTACTGTCGGATCTCGATCCGGCGACACAGCGCGAGGAGATCGAACGCTCACGCGCAGTGCTGGCCGAAGCGACCGGCCAGGACGTATCGGGATTCCGTGCGCCGTCGTTCGATCTGGCCGACGATCACTTCGAGACCCTCTCGCGGGCGGGCTACGGCTACGATTCGAGTATCGTGTCGAGTCGGGCGATTCCGGGATGGTACGGCGGTGAATACGATGTCCACCAGCCAGTGTCGGCGACGGAGATCGACGCCGTTGCACCCGCGGATATGCGGGAACTACCGGTCAGCGTCATGCCCGGACTGCGACTGCCCCTGACCGGGACCTGGCTGCGGTTTTTCGGCCCCCGATACACGATCGCAGGAATGCGATGGCTGGCCCGCCGGGGAATCACGCCGATCCTGTATATCCACCCCTGGGAATGCGTCGATCTGCCTGCCGTCGAGGGGGTCCCGTCGCGGGTGTATTACCACACTGGAGCGTGGATGCGCCGGGCGATCGAACGAATCCTGTCGAGTGAATTCACATTCGTTCAGGCTGGGGACGTCGTCGGAACGACCGACGGCGACGGTTCCAACGACCACGGCACCGTCACCGACGGAGGTGAGTGA
- a CDS encoding DUF2304 domain-containing protein, producing MTYSLVNVLAVLVGLAFLWNAYRIVGRGREDLAILALSLVLGGGLIFVGIFPSTFEVVATVLGLNWKARAMLVLSNLTLFVVVTYLFDRLGRLAERVSTLNEELSLLRAELDEHDD from the coding sequence ATGACCTACAGTCTCGTCAACGTCCTCGCCGTGCTCGTCGGGCTCGCCTTCCTCTGGAACGCCTATCGCATCGTCGGTCGTGGCCGGGAGGACCTCGCCATTCTCGCGCTGTCGCTCGTCCTCGGCGGCGGGTTGATCTTCGTCGGGATATTCCCGAGTACCTTCGAGGTTGTCGCAACGGTACTCGGACTCAACTGGAAGGCCAGAGCGATGCTCGTCCTCTCGAATCTGACGCTGTTCGTGGTCGTGACGTATTTGTTCGATCGCCTCGGACGACTCGCCGAACGCGTCTCGACGCTCAACGAGGAGCTCAGTCTGCTCCGGGCCGAACTCGACGAGCACGATGACTGA
- a CDS encoding glycosyltransferase family 2 protein, with the protein MRTVAVIPAYNERETIESVVDGTSRHVEEVVVVDDGSTDGTPQLAREAGATVIEHVFNTGVGGAVRTGYRYAIRNDFDFVVQVDADGQHDPEEIPRLLSVAEDADMVIGSRYLNESFQEYSWLRDLGIRSFTAVVNVLGGVDVTDVTSGFRVYRVTALERLLHRSDKHWAVEQTLEAARRDLDIREVSIAMPTRETGSSQFTVETFALYPLRMTDAILRVLLFRES; encoded by the coding sequence GTGCGAACGGTCGCCGTCATCCCCGCGTACAACGAGCGCGAGACTATCGAGTCCGTCGTCGACGGGACCAGCCGTCACGTCGAGGAGGTCGTCGTGGTCGACGACGGCTCGACGGACGGGACACCCCAGCTCGCCCGGGAAGCGGGCGCGACGGTGATCGAACACGTCTTCAACACGGGCGTCGGCGGCGCGGTCCGGACCGGGTATCGCTACGCCATCCGGAACGACTTCGACTTCGTGGTCCAGGTTGACGCCGACGGACAACACGATCCCGAAGAAATTCCGCGGCTGCTCTCGGTGGCCGAGGACGCCGACATGGTGATCGGCAGTCGGTATCTCAACGAGAGCTTTCAGGAGTATTCGTGGCTCAGAGACCTCGGGATCCGGTCGTTCACTGCCGTCGTCAACGTGCTTGGCGGCGTCGACGTCACGGACGTCACGAGCGGATTTCGGGTCTATCGCGTCACTGCCTTAGAGCGGTTGTTGCATCGCTCGGACAAACACTGGGCGGTCGAACAGACCCTGGAGGCCGCCAGACGCGATCTGGACATCCGGGAGGTCTCGATCGCAATGCCGACCCGGGAGACGGGGTCCTCGCAGTTCACGGTCGAGACCTTTGCGCTCTACCCACTGCGCATGACCGATGCCATTCTCCGGGTACTGCTCTTTCGTGAATCATGA
- a CDS encoding alkaline phosphatase family protein, whose protein sequence is MTGTRTVVVGLDGASWRLLDPWIDAGDLPNLAALRDSGSWAETESCLPPVTFPNWKCYSSGKDPGGFGVFWFEHVDLDEGTITVADGSDYHTAELWDYLAADGRSTGVVNMPTMYPPRGIDGASIVAGGPDAVEGEYRSISGGYTHPPELESEIESRFDYQVHPDPLLSSNDERGAEVEAILDVLEMRFEVALWLLEERDRDFVHVTLFYLNVLHHFFWDAEPTHRAWQLVDEYLGRLADIDDLNVVLMSDHGSAPTTTEFYVNEWLAEHGYQARTATVDDTLRRIGLDRETALGVAKRLGIVDVLATVVPERLQALVPQQAGLKRDRKLEAIELDRTKAVASGQGPIYLNPAFDDASVRESLMADLRAVEDSEGPLFDGVYRGEDVYSGPYVEDAPEIVLDMRPGVHVNDGVGGGEITAGPDRWAAENTRHGIFLANGPDFTASGQLDRISILDMAPTLLVAAGCDVPRDMTGDVLPIVAGDPDWGRRDPIRIDEGGRGEAGEEVADRLQQLGYME, encoded by the coding sequence ATGACCGGCACCCGGACCGTCGTCGTGGGGCTCGACGGCGCGAGCTGGCGGCTGCTCGACCCCTGGATCGATGCCGGCGACCTCCCGAACCTCGCCGCACTCCGGGATTCGGGCTCGTGGGCTGAGACCGAGAGTTGCCTCCCACCGGTAACCTTCCCGAACTGGAAGTGCTACTCGTCGGGGAAAGACCCCGGTGGGTTCGGCGTCTTCTGGTTCGAGCACGTCGACCTCGACGAAGGCACGATCACCGTCGCCGACGGCAGCGACTACCACACCGCTGAACTCTGGGACTACCTCGCGGCCGACGGCCGATCGACGGGCGTCGTCAACATGCCGACGATGTACCCGCCACGAGGAATCGACGGCGCGTCGATCGTCGCCGGCGGTCCCGACGCTGTCGAGGGCGAGTACCGCTCGATCTCCGGCGGCTACACCCACCCGCCGGAACTCGAATCCGAGATCGAATCGCGCTTCGACTACCAGGTCCATCCGGACCCCCTGCTCTCCAGCAACGACGAACGTGGGGCCGAGGTCGAGGCGATCCTCGATGTCCTCGAGATGCGCTTCGAGGTCGCGCTGTGGCTGCTCGAGGAGCGCGACCGTGATTTCGTCCACGTCACGCTGTTCTATCTCAACGTCCTCCATCACTTCTTCTGGGACGCGGAGCCGACCCACCGCGCGTGGCAACTCGTCGACGAATATCTCGGTCGCCTGGCGGACATCGACGACCTCAACGTCGTCCTCATGTCCGACCACGGCAGCGCCCCCACCACGACGGAGTTCTACGTCAACGAGTGGCTCGCCGAGCACGGCTATCAGGCCCGGACGGCGACGGTCGACGATACCCTGCGGCGGATCGGCCTCGATCGGGAGACCGCGCTCGGCGTGGCCAAGCGCCTCGGGATCGTCGACGTGCTCGCCACGGTCGTCCCCGAACGCCTCCAGGCACTCGTGCCCCAACAGGCGGGGCTCAAGCGCGATCGCAAGCTCGAAGCGATCGAACTCGACCGGACGAAGGCCGTCGCGAGCGGGCAGGGACCGATCTATCTCAACCCCGCCTTCGACGACGCATCGGTCCGCGAGTCGCTGATGGCCGATCTCCGGGCAGTCGAGGACAGCGAGGGGCCGCTGTTCGACGGCGTCTATCGTGGCGAAGACGTCTATTCCGGCCCCTACGTCGAGGATGCCCCGGAGATCGTCCTCGACATGCGCCCCGGCGTCCACGTCAACGACGGCGTCGGCGGCGGCGAGATCACGGCCGGGCCGGACCGCTGGGCGGCCGAGAACACCCGCCACGGGATCTTCCTCGCGAACGGCCCGGACTTCACCGCCAGCGGGCAACTCGACCGGATCAGCATTCTCGACATGGCCCCGACGCTGCTGGTCGCGGCCGGGTGTGACGTCCCCCGCGACATGACCGGTGACGTCCTCCCGATCGTCGCCGGCGATCCCGACTGGGGCCGGCGTGATCCGATCCGGATCGACGAGGGGGGACGCGGTGAGGCCGGCGAGGAAGTCGCCGACCGCCTCCAGCAACTCGGGTACATGGAGTGA